AACGAGTCAGTTCTGCCACCCACTTTCATTACACCGGAATGGGACCAGAAGCCATTGATGCCGAGCCCCAAGGATACTACATGCGGATGTCGACGAGGGGAGTCAAGACCTTGGACAGCTACCACTTCTTATCGCCGAAATATTCCTGGCAATATACTCAGCACAACGCCTGCTTTAAGTTCAAATACTTCCTTTACGGTAAAGGAGTTGATTCACTGCAGATATCCGTTCTTCCCGCTTCAAAACTGATAAATGAGATTGAGGAACTgtaagttaaaattaaaattatatcaggttattgattttttttaaatgtaggtacaacaaaaattatctaaaataatttaatttatttaaacaaagttttctgtttcttttttaatgatGTTTCTCTTTCTGCTTCAGAACAAAAATAACTGGTTCCCAACCTTACGGGTGGTTAACTCTTAAGATCCCTATCCCCACTCAGTATGAGGACTTCAAAGTGGTATTCACGGGAAAAAGTTCGAAGGGCGCTTTCGGAGATATCGCCATCGACGATGTAGAGTTTCTGTGGAATGATAGTTGTCCTCCGCGTGCCAACATCCCCAAGGGTCCATTGATTGCCAGCAGTCCGGAGCCACCAAACACCATTAGTTCAGAACCAAGGAAAGCCAGTAGTGAGCAACCGCCAAAGTCAACCAGCAGTACCTTACCAGTACCCACTGAAAGGCCACAATCAACACCAAACGGTACGGCACCAGCAACACAACAACCAAAGTTGAACAGTACGCCACCACCAAAATCGAACAGTACCCAACCTCCAAGGACGAACGGTACGGTATCTCCTAAACCCAGCACTGAGCAACAACCAAGGTCCAACAGTACGGTATCTCCAAAGCCCACCACTGAGAAACTACCGACAACCAGCACACCAACCAAGCAACCAAAATCGACACAAGTAACAAATGGAGTTGGATTTTGGATCCCTATATCTATTTTGATTATAGCATTGACTGTAGTTGGCGTAGCCGTTATATATTatgtaaaattgaaatattttaagtgaaagaattattaaaaaatttaaattcttatgAAAACCAAATTTCTGAgagcaataatttttaaagctaaccctttttaaatcttacaactttaaatcttttatcgttaattccataaaaatgttgcgtacaaataaacccaaaaacacaaaatattttgtttttattctttaaaatagtaaTACATCATCGCTTAAAAACGTTTCAACAATGCTGCTAGAAACAATCACGCATATGAATACCCTAAAAGAATATCTGACTCACATTTGGCAAATTAATAATATCTTTACGCAATGACATTTGATcaagataaaaaataataaaagcaaaaacaatgtTATGTTAGTGCtgataagaaatatataaaacccATCTCATCTAGACTCACCAAGAATCCTTTCAGTTGGAAAATGGTTTTAGTGAAAAGGTTAATGGATCGATTCATTTTCAATGCAATCCTGGTTATTTTCTACAAGGGACAAAGGTTTACACCTGTGATCGTGGAAGAATTCGTGGCAAAAAACCTTTTTGTGCCAGTgagtaagaaaataaatgataataatGAATTCAAGTAACAAACAAATGTAGAATCATCATTTGGAAATGACGAAACaaagaaataagaaattagAACTTATTAGATTAGGcatcttaaaatttttgattgatttccttaaaattgacCCTTAACTTAACCAGAAACTCTTGATGCTGATAAGAAATATATGCTGAACTGATGgccacatggaacatggaacatggaacatggaacatggaacatggaacatggaacatggcacatggaacatggaacatggaacatggaacatggaacatggtacatggaacatggaacatggcacatggaacatggaacatggaacatggaacatggaacatggaacatggaacatggaacatggaacatggaacatggaacatggaacatggaacatggaacatggcacatggaacatggcacatggcacatggaacatggcacatggaacatggcacatggaacatggcacatggaacatggcacatggaacatggaacatggcacatggaacatggaacatggcacatggaacatggaacatggcacatggaacatggaacatggcacatggaacatggaacatggaacatggaacatggaacatggaacatggaacatggaacatggaacatggaacatggaacatggaacatggaacatggaacatggaacatggaacatggaacatggaacatggcacatggaacatggcacatggaacatggaacatggaacatggcacatggaacatggaacatggaacatggaacatggaacatggaacatggaacatggaacatggaacatggaacatggaacatggaacatggaacatggcacatggaacatggcacatggcacatggaacatggaacatggcacatggaacatggcacatggaacatggcacatggaacatggaacatggcatggaacatggaacatggaacatggaacatggaacatggaacatggaacatggcacatggcacatggaacatggaacatggcacatggtacatggaacatggaacatggcacatggaacatgaaacatggaacatggaacatggaacatggaacatggaacatggaacatggaacatggaacatggaacatggaacatggaacatggaacatggaacatggcacatggaacatggaacatggaacatggaacatggaacatggcacatggaacatggcacatggaacatggcacatggaacatggcacatggaacatggaacatggcacatggaacatggaacatggaacatggaacatggaacatggcacatggaacatggaacatggaacgtggaacatggaacgtggaacatggaacatggaacatggaacatggcacatggaacatggaacatggaacatggaacatggcacatggaacatggcacatggaacatggcacatggaacatggcacatggaacatggcacatggaacatggcacatggaacatggcacatggcacatggaacatggaacatggcacatggtacatggaacatggaacatggcacatggaacatgaaacatggaacatggaacatggaacatggaacatggaacatggaacatggaacatggaacatggaacatggaacatggaacatggcacatggaacatggcacatggaacatggcacatggcacatggaacatggaacatggcacatggtacatggaacatggaacatggaacatggaacatggaacatggaacatggaacatggaacatggaacatggaacatggaacatggaacatggaacatggaacatggaacatggaacatggaacatggaacatggaacatggaacatggaacatggaacatggcacatggaacatggcacatggaacatggcacatggcacatggaacatggaacatggcacatggtacatggaacatggaacatggcacatggaacatgaaacatggaacatggaacatggaacatggaacatggaacatggaacatggaacatggaacatggaacatggaacatggaacatggaacatggaacatggaacatggaacatggaacatggaacatggaacatggaacatggaacatggaacatggaacatggaacatggaacatggaacatggaacatggaacatggaacatggaacatggcacatggcacatggaacatggaacatggcacatggtacatggaacatggaacatggcacatggaacatggaacatggaacatggaacatggaacatggaacatggaacatggaacatggaacatggaacatggaacatggaacatggaacatggaacatggcacatggaacatggaacatggaacatggaacatggaacatggcacatggaacatggcacatggcacatggaacatggaacatggaacatggaacatggaacatggaacatggaacatggaacatggaacatggaacatggaacatggaacatggaacatggaacatggaacatggaacatggaacatggaacatggcacatggaacatggaacatggaacatggaacatggaacatggaacatggaacatggaacatggaacatggaacatggaacatggaacatggaacatggaacatggcacatggaacatggcacatggcacatggaacatggcacatggaacatggcacatggaacatggcacatggaacatggaacatggcacatggaacatggaacatggcacatggaacatggaacatggaacatggcacatggaacatggcacatggaacatggaacatggaacatggaacatggaacatggaacatggaacatggaacatggaacatggaacatggaacatggaacatggaacatggaacatggaacatggaacatggaacatggaacatggaacatggaacatggaacatggaacatggaacatggcacatggaacatggaacatggaacatggaacatggaacatggaacatggcacatggaacatggcacatggcacatggcacatggcacatggaacatggcacatggcacatggaacatggcacatggcacatggaacatggaacatggcacatggtacatggaacatggaacatggcacatggaacatgaaacatggaacatggaacatggaacatggaacatggaacatggaacatggaacatggaacatggaacatggaacatggaacatggaacatggaacatggaacatggcacatggaacatggaacatggaacatggcacatggaacatggaacatggaacatggaacatggaacatggaacatggaacatggaacatggaacatggaacatggaacatggaacatggaacatggaacatggaacatggaacatggaacatggaacatggaacatggaacatggaacatggaacatggaacatggaacatggcacatggcacatggaacatggaacatggaacatggcacatggaacatggcacatggaacatggcacatggaacatggaacatggcacatggaacatggaacatggcacatggaacatggaacatggaacatggcacatggaacatggcacatggaacatggaacatggaacatggaacatggaacatggaacatggaacatgaaacatggaacatggaacatggaacatggaacatggcacatggaacatggaacatggaacgtggaacatggaacgtggaacatggaacatggaacatggaacatggaacatggaacatggaacatggcacaaggaacatggaacatggaacatggaacatggcacatggaacatggaacatggaacatggcacatggaacatggaacatggcacatggaacatggcacatggaacatggcacatggaacggAAATTCCCGCAACCCATTGAAACCAAacgaaaggattttttaaaattgtcaaGTTTACATCCTTTGAGTGAAAGTATTGGTGTCTCGATAACGGGGGAGAATATCCAGGCAACTTGATAATACGGTTGTCAGCACTTAAACCATATCATCAAGTTGCCTGGACAGCTGAAGGACCCGATCTAGTTCTAGAGCTTCTAGATTTTGGCCTTCAGCGTTCGCGGGCTACCGAGCCGTCCGGTGCTAGAAGCCTGCTGATTTATCCTTATCAGACTAGGTCGATGGGAACCACCTCCAGGCAGGTGGGCAATGCCAGCCGATCCACCGCCACCACATCCGATGCCCGCACCACCAGGATTCGTCATGGAGTAGATGTGCCGCCGGAGAACCCTTATATGTTTCTGCGACACTTCGAAATTGTGGACCAAGGTGTGCAGCTGCGTCTGGAGTTCGGCTATCAGGCTATCCCGTTCCTGGATCAAACTGGACGTGGAGTTCTGGCtcctgctcagtttcagctcAAGATCATAGATCTTTTTCTGCAGATCTCTGCGCTGCTTTTCACTCTGCTCGCGATGGCGGGAAAGTTGCCGCTTACTACTCGCCTGGAGCTGCTCCAGTTGATCCTTCATTGTGGACAGCTCCTGCGTTAATTTCCGCTTCTCCGTCTTCAACGCCGAGTTGTAGTTCTTGAATATCTTCAGATCCCTTTCGGCGGCCTTTAGCCTATTGATGGTGACGAGCTTTCTTCGGCCCAGATCATCGATCTTGACCTTCAGTTTCATGGCTTCCTGTTGGAGGGCATGTAGTTTATCCGCCAGCAGACAATTTTCCCGCATTACCTTCTCGTACTTGGTGTGCTCGTCCCGCATCATCTTGGGCAAATGGGACACACTCTTTAGTTTGGTGTCTATCTTGGATCGCAGACTGTCGATGTCGTGATAGATGCTCGACTCCAGCTGCTTGTTATTCACGTGCAGCTTTTCAATCTCGTGCTTTTGGGTGCTCATAATGTCATGGGCCTTGAGACACCGCGTATGGTAGTCGGCAATCCGCTCCTGTTGCTGGCGAATGAGAGTCTGGAACTGGAGCTGCTCGCTCTTCAGGCTCTTAATGGTGGTCAGCAGTTGGCTGAGGTCTCCCGAGTCCCTGTCTCTATCCCGATCCCGTTCGTGCTTGTACTTGTGGtcctatttaataaaaataaaaatgaaatagttaaatatttacatatatttcataatttatgccacagaaatcacaaaagtttttaaatcacttttaaaggtgtctaaaagtatgcagtaaaaaattaaaaactagcatacttttggacaccTTTATGAATGATTTTACCCTAAACAAATCCTACCTGTGAGGTGTTGATCACATCCTTCAGCACATGATACACGTCCTTGAAAGATGCGGGCTCCCTCTCCCGATCCTCTTGCTCCAAAGAGCTTTTCCTACGTTTCACATGACGATTGGCCAGTGTTTCCACAATTCGGCTATTGAAAACACTGTCTACCTGGGATGAGAGACTGCCTTTGTTTCCCCGATGCTTCGGCCGATGATCACTCCTTTCGGATGAGTACTTCTTTCGGCCGATTTGATCACAGGAACTCTGGGCGGATAGAACGGTCATGAAACTGGTATTGCTCCGCAGGATTTGGGGACTCTTTCGTCGGATGGTCATTTGTGAAGCCACACTGCTGGCCGAGCTATAGAAACTATGCGGATCCGCTTCACTTCCCATATTCATTTCCGAAGTTTGCCTCCGGCTGGATACAAAGTCATGGTGTTTCTGTTGCATTTCGGACAGCTCGTAATTGATTTTCATATACTTTTCCTCCAGATCCTTGGTGGTTTCATTGTACTCCTTGAGTTCCTGCTTGTATTTGCAGAGTTCCTCCTTCAGCTTGCTTCCAATAGCTTCTGAGTTGGGTAACCTCCGCTCCGAGTCCCCATTTTCCCGATAATCTTCTGGTTCTGGTTCGCCATCACTCATGATTAGATCAACTTCCTTGATTTCCTTGCTATTCTTGGGTCTTACACCAGAACTACTATGATCTCTGAAGCCCAAACTGCTGGCACTCATCGAATCCTGGATATTGGAGTTCTGTCGGGACAAGCTGACATAGCTGCTCTTCTCATCGGGCATATCTTCCCTCTTCTCATCCAATACAAAATCCAATCCCATCGATGTGGATGGTATTCTTTCTCGATTTTGCGGACGGAATCCAAGTGTGCGTTGTCTTGTGGCTAGCGACCCCTTTGATGGCCTTAACATCTACGAAAATTTTGCCTATTTGGTTTTATATCCACTTGAGTAATTTTTTGCACTGTTTTTGGCCAacagagaattttttttaaaacgttaTGACACATTCgtttcccaaaaaaataataatttttacgtGAGACGTTACGAAAATTATGTGATGGAAAATATGCTGTTACGCCTACTCATATGGCATCTTACTGCTGAAATCGCTACTGGAGGAAAGTTATGACCTTAAGATGTTACCCTAAGCTtagttctttaaaatattacaatcattttaaaaacacactTATTTTCAAGGACATTTTAAGCcgtaagaaaaaatattctattatTAAAATCTATAACCCTTATTGATGTTATAAAAAAGCCACCTAagctacaaaaaatttaattaaagtttccttaatttgttatataaaatttgtatttatgatacttttaattatgtattaaaaaattccatcGCCTTTAAATTAGACTGAGTTTTAATTTTGACCCAATTCAAATAGCGGCAGTAGTAAATATAGTTGTTGGTTTCGCCGAACAAATGCCTGGATACACATTGCTCTTTGTACAGCACATTTTCTTGGACCTTCCCGTAGCTAGGGTTCCCCGAGAAGCACCACTCCACCTGGTCGTAGCCTAACCAAGTGCTCTGGGATCTTTCGTTCCTTTCTCCGAAGTCCGAGTAGGCCATTCCAAATCCGTTGCCAACTGCCCAGGCAGAGCGTCCGAGGGTTTTTCAGTTCATTTTATTCGTCAACGAAGAAAACAACTGATTCGTTCTAAAACTTCTTTCGAAATTTTTTCCTTCAGAATATGTGTTAAATTTTCTCGCCAGACTAGAAGTTGACCAAAATCGTTAGTAGTCCAAAAcggataaaaatcaaaaaaaaatttttaaaattcccgACGCGATAAAAGTTAGCTTTTTTGGGCCGAATTGGTTAGTAAACCCGAGACGCGATGGCGGAGAACACGGAGTACACGGATGAGGGCGGCGAGTACGAGGACGATGAGGCCCAGTTCATCGGCGAGCAGCATATGATGGAGGAGGGTCCCGACGAGGACCTCTTCTCCAAGCTGGGCGAATCCTCCGACGATCCGGAGCAGAAGCGCATGTACATGGAGTACCTGGCGCTGATCAAGGAGATCGATTGCCAGAACAAGATCATCCAGGACATCAAGAGCAACATCATGGACATGTGCGCCAAGCCCTGCAAGACGCGCAACGAGCTGCGGGAGATCAAGCGCCTGAGGATCTGCATGGAGCAGGAGAACATCAAGCTGCACACCATGATGAACAGGGCGGTGCAGCTGCAGAACTTTGGCTCCCATCGCCACTACAAGGAGCTGCCGATGACGACGACCGTGGACGAGGACAACCTGTCGCCGTATATGTGCGGCATTGGACCTTGTGCCCCGGCTGGCAGTGGTACGGATCCCTGCGCCGATGAGTCCAGCTCCTGTGCCAGTGTTTGTGGAGGTGGCAGAGGCGGAGGTCAGCGGGATGTGGCCGGTCAGGACGACAAGCTGATCTGCGCCCTGCAGAAGGCCATGCAGAAGATGAAGGGCGCCTGTCCGGAGGACAAGAAGATGATCGAGGAGATCGCCTGTGCGATCATGAGCTGCAAGAAGCAGCCGGTCTGCGTGCCAGGACCCTGCCCGAAGCCCTGCCCGCCACCCTGTCCAGGTCCTTGCCAAGGTCCCTGTCcggagagcagcagcagcagcctggCACCCTGCGGACATCCTTCGCCTCCCTGTCCGACCAAGAAAAGGCCCCAAAAGTCGGCACCCTGCCCCATGCCCCAATCCTCGCCCGGCAAGTGCGAGTCCCTGGAGAAGCTGAAGCGACGCATCCAGAGCATGCAGTGCTCGGTGAAGAAGTTGCTCCAGGAGGTGAGCAACCGCGATGGTCCAGAGCCCTGtgacggcggcggcggtgacGATGACAGCGAGGATGGGGAGGAGGATCATCCCTGCTCCAGGCCCTGCCCGGCCAGGCCCCCATGTCCCGAGGATCCCGATCCGCTGGTCATCTGCGGGGGCAAGCGCAACACCAAGGCCGACCAGTTTGAGAAGATGAAGGAGAACTACACCAGGCTGCTCACGGAGTTCCAGCGCAAGGACTGCCAGATGAAGGAGATGCAGAAGCGGTGggttaaaatctaaaataacaagagagaacgctatagtcgggtgggtgtcccgactatctaatacccgttactcagctaaagggagtgcaagggatatggatatataaaattttaattgcgcataactttttaacgaatggtccgatttgaataatgtcttctacattgcgataggtatttataaacactATAGAAtggcatttaaacatttttaaaatcttaaaagataTGGCCGtcagacactttttaaaatcgtttgtgggcgattgtgggcgttagagggcgtggcgctcggctgaaacaaacttgtgCTACGTAGGAAACCAAGGAATATgagtgggtaatcccaactttttagcttttgtagtttcgaagatctcagcgttcatacagacggacagacaggtgttacatacttttgcacgaatacaatatacccttttactctacgagtaacgggtataaatatttacataaataaataaaaatattaatcctgCAGAATGAAGGGCATCTGCGGTCCCTGCCCCTCGAAAGGCGGCGACGGGGATGCCGATGCCGCGGAACTAAATCTTCTTCGCGCCCGGGTCAACGAACtcaaggaggagcagctggagtTCAAGTGCATCATGAAGGAGCAGTCGCAGCAGCTGGAGGATTACCGCAACAAGTACCTGCTGGCCCAGCAGAAGGTCGAGGAGCAGTGCGTCTCGCTGGAGAAGCTGAATATGAACAACAAACGCATCGAACAGCAAATCAATACGGAGGTCAAGGAGATCCGAGCCAAGTTCCAGGAGAAGCTCAACGAGCTGCTGCACTTCCCCAAGCTCCTGGAGAACGAGCAACTGAAGCTGGCCCAGGTGTGCAAGGAGAAGGACGAGATGCAGACGAAGCTGGTGGTGGTCTGCAAGGAGCTGAAGGCCTGCAAGGCTCAGATGGAGCAGCAGCCCAATGTCGATGTGCGTCCCCAGCTGGCCCAGTGCCAAATGGAGCTGACCCAGGCCAGGAACgagctggaggagctgctgcgGCAGCGGGATCTCTTCTGCGAACAGCTCAAGTCCACCCAAGACGATCTGGACACGCTGCGCACCGAGTCGGCCAAGATTATAGCCGGCACCAAGGAACGGGCCGAGTTGATCAAGtcccagcagcaggagcagatcAATCGGCTGGAGAAGGAGTTGGCCCAGTGCCGAGCAACTGCCTCGCTGTCTGTGAACGATCGAGAGGCGGTCATCCGGGAGATGCAGGGCCAGCTGAATACCCTCTCCTACAGCTTCGATGCCGCCCAGAAGCAGATCAAAACGCTGCGCAATCATATCGCCTATGTGTCCAACGAGAACTGCTTTCCCGTCAAGTGCTAAATGATGAAATATGTTTGGCGTGCCTGTGAAAACAAGTGTTGCTTTCCTTCGTTTCTTCACAAAACGTATCACATAAATCTAGCTGTAAACAAAATCCTAGTCAatctaataaatatacaagtaTTCTTTCGGCCAATTtggaaaactattaaaatattagggATTtgaactagagccctgcataaatggattcaatgaattattttgataaatgaatgaattagaattttgagtttaatagaattgaatgattgaaattatttattcattcattcaattctaaatgaattagaaaagtatgcaatttatttaacatagaattgaattaaacaaatcagaaatttcatggcatact
The genomic region above belongs to Drosophila takahashii strain IR98-3 E-12201 chromosome 2L, DtakHiC1v2, whole genome shotgun sequence and contains:
- the LOC108061333 gene encoding myosin heavy chain, clone 203 isoform X2, translated to MLRPSKGSLATRQRTLGFRPQNRERIPSTSMGLDFVLDEKREDMPDEKSSYVSLSRQNSNIQDSMSASSLGFRDHSSSGVRPKNSKEIKEVDLIMSDGEPEPEDYRENGDSERRLPNSEAIGSKLKEELCKYKQELKEYNETTKDLEEKYMKINYELSEMQQKHHDFVSSRRQTSEMNMGSEADPHSFYSSASSVASQMTIRRKSPQILRSNTSFMTVLSAQSSCDQIGRKKYSSERSDHRPKHRGNKGSLSSQVDSVFNSRIVETLANRHVKRRKSSLEQEDREREPASFKDVYHVLKDVINTSQDHKYKHERDRDRDRDSGDLSQLLTTIKSLKSEQLQFQTLIRQQQERIADYHTRCLKAHDIMSTQKHEIEKLHVNNKQLESSIYHDIDSLRSKIDTKLKSVSHLPKMMRDEHTKYEKEAMKLKVKIDDLGRRKLVTINRLKAAERDLKIFKNYNSALKTEKRKLTQELSTMKDQLEQLQASSKRQLSRHREQSEKQRRDLQKKIYDLELKLSRSQNSTSSLIQERDSLIAELQTQLHTLVHNFEVSQKHIRVLRRHIYSMTNPGGAGIGCGGGGSAGIAHLPGGGSHRPSLIRINQQASSTGRLGSPRTLKAKI
- the Sr-CIV gene encoding zonadhesin, translating into MAVLADMAFWSWSWALTILLIFSIDQTNGLCLRSIDLANGKVTYPNSVSVQFECNPGYELQGSELLYCDEDGLIRKSKPFCAKSGCKLENGSISDRNVNYCQHGEVASGPTVVYCDGINWNTDLGICVNKTRKSYFCNFETEDQCGWMEYTSQQWERVSSATHFHYTGMGPEAIDAEPQGYYMRMSTRGVKTLDSYHFLSPKYSWQYTQHNACFKFKYFLYGKGVDSLQISVLPASKLINEIEELTKITGSQPYGWLTLKIPIPTQYEDFKVVFTGKSSKGAFGDIAIDDVEFLWNDSCPPRANIPKGPLIASSPEPPNTISSEPRKASSEQPPKSTSSTLPVPTERPQSTPNGTAPATQQPKLNSTPPPKSNSTQPPRTNGTVSPKPSTEQQPRSNSTVSPKPTTEKLPTTSTPTKQPKSTQVTNGVGFWIPISILIIALTVVGVAVIYYVKLKYFK
- the LOC108061333 gene encoding myosin heavy chain, clone 203 isoform X1, translating into MLRPSKGSLATRQRTLGFRPQNRERIPSTSMGLDFVLDEKREDMPDEKSSYVSLSRQNSNIQDSMSASSLGFRDHSSSGVRPKNSKEIKEVDLIMSDGEPEPEDYRENGDSERRLPNSEAIGSKLKEELCKYKQELKEYNETTKDLEEKYMKINYELSEMQQKHHDFVSSRRQTSEMNMGSEADPHSFYSSASSVASQMTIRRKSPQILRSNTSFMTVLSAQSSCDQIGRKKYSSERSDHRPKHRGNKGSLSSQVDSVFNSRIVETLANRHVKRRKSSLEQEDREREPASFKDVYHVLKDVINTSQDHKYKHERDRDRDRDSGDLSQLLTTIKSLKSEQLQFQTLIRQQQERIADYHTRCLKAHDIMSTQKHEIEKLHVNNKQLESSIYHDIDSLRSKIDTKLKSVSHLPKMMRDEHTKYEKVMRENCLLADKLHALQQEAMKLKVKIDDLGRRKLVTINRLKAAERDLKIFKNYNSALKTEKRKLTQELSTMKDQLEQLQASSKRQLSRHREQSEKQRRDLQKKIYDLELKLSRSQNSTSSLIQERDSLIAELQTQLHTLVHNFEVSQKHIRVLRRHIYSMTNPGGAGIGCGGGGSAGIAHLPGGGSHRPSLIRINQQASSTGRLGSPRTLKAKI
- the LOC108061331 gene encoding myosin-6, whose amino-acid sequence is MAENTEYTDEGGEYEDDEAQFIGEQHMMEEGPDEDLFSKLGESSDDPEQKRMYMEYLALIKEIDCQNKIIQDIKSNIMDMCAKPCKTRNELREIKRLRICMEQENIKLHTMMNRAVQLQNFGSHRHYKELPMTTTVDEDNLSPYMCGIGPCAPAGSGTDPCADESSSCASVCGGGRGGGQRDVAGQDDKLICALQKAMQKMKGACPEDKKMIEEIACAIMSCKKQPVCVPGPCPKPCPPPCPGPCQGPCPESSSSSLAPCGHPSPPCPTKKRPQKSAPCPMPQSSPGKCESLEKLKRRIQSMQCSVKKLLQEVSNRDGPEPCDGGGGDDDSEDGEEDHPCSRPCPARPPCPEDPDPLVICGGKRNTKADQFEKMKENYTRLLTEFQRKDCQMKEMQKRMKGICGPCPSKGGDGDADAAELNLLRARVNELKEEQLEFKCIMKEQSQQLEDYRNKYLLAQQKVEEQCVSLEKLNMNNKRIEQQINTEVKEIRAKFQEKLNELLHFPKLLENEQLKLAQVCKEKDEMQTKLVVVCKELKACKAQMEQQPNVDVRPQLAQCQMELTQARNELEELLRQRDLFCEQLKSTQDDLDTLRTESAKIIAGTKERAELIKSQQQEQINRLEKELAQCRATASLSVNDREAVIREMQGQLNTLSYSFDAAQKQIKTLRNHIAYVSNENCFPVKC